Proteins encoded in a region of the Chitinispirillales bacterium genome:
- the aroC gene encoding chorismate synthase has translation MDNTFGVIYRTTTFGESHSKGVGAVIDGCPPNIEISESLIQKQLDRRKPGLNKFTTQRGESDTAIILSGVENGKTLGTPIAVVVTNGEFRPDDYKEFANVPRPSHADFTYREKFAISASSGGGRASARETVGRVISGAIAQRVLKNFGIEIVAFVSRIGEICVKDIDENAITQEIIDASASKCPNALISDLMEKEIEKVKAQKNSIGAVVSCVCRGVPTGLGNPVFDKIDALLAQAMLSIPAAKGFEIGSGFSSSKMKGSEHNDAFVMKNGVLRTKTNNSGGVQGGITNGENIVFNVAFKPTATIGLAQDTVGYDTNSVTLEGKGRHDPCVAVRAVPVVEAMAAMVLLDCLMRQKAIK, from the coding sequence ATGGATAATACGTTCGGCGTGATTTACAGAACGACTACGTTCGGGGAAAGTCACAGCAAAGGAGTCGGCGCGGTTATTGACGGCTGCCCGCCCAACATCGAAATAAGCGAAAGTTTAATTCAAAAGCAATTAGACAGGAGAAAGCCAGGACTTAATAAATTTACGACTCAGCGCGGTGAAAGCGATACGGCTATAATACTTTCGGGAGTGGAAAACGGCAAAACGCTTGGAACGCCTATCGCGGTAGTTGTGACGAACGGTGAATTTCGTCCTGACGACTATAAAGAATTTGCAAATGTTCCGCGTCCGTCGCATGCCGATTTTACTTACAGAGAAAAGTTTGCGATTTCGGCGTCAAGCGGCGGTGGAAGAGCGAGCGCAAGAGAGACTGTCGGGCGGGTGATTTCCGGTGCGATAGCTCAACGGGTTCTTAAAAATTTCGGAATTGAAATCGTCGCGTTTGTTAGTCGAATCGGTGAAATTTGCGTAAAAGACATCGATGAAAACGCAATAACGCAGGAAATAATCGACGCTTCGGCGTCGAAGTGTCCGAACGCCTTGATTTCGGATTTGATGGAAAAAGAAATAGAAAAGGTTAAAGCGCAAAAGAATTCGATAGGCGCTGTCGTTTCTTGCGTTTGCAGAGGCGTGCCGACGGGGCTTGGCAATCCGGTTTTTGACAAAATCGACGCTTTGCTTGCACAGGCGATGCTGTCTATTCCCGCCGCGAAAGGTTTTGAAATCGGAAGCGGTTTTTCATCAAGTAAAATGAAAGGGAGCGAACATAACGACGCTTTTGTTATGAAAAACGGCGTTTTACGGACAAAAACCAACAACAGCGGCGGGGTTCAAGGCGGCATAACAAACGGAGAAAATATTGTTTTTAACGTCGCATTCAAGCCTACTGCGACAATCGGACTTGCGCAGGATACCGTCGGCTATGACACAAATTCGGTAACGCTTGAAGGAAAGGGGCGTCACGATCCTTGTGTAGCCGTTCGCGCCGTTCCCGTAGTCGAGGCGATGGCGGCAATGGTTCTTTTGGATTGCTTGATGCGGCAGAAAGCGATAAAATAA